One region of Enterobacter ludwigii genomic DNA includes:
- a CDS encoding cyclopropane-fatty-acyl-phospholipid synthase family protein, producing the protein MTDPVFALEPDIPRNVRIARWLLFRLLSGIRGGSLTLREGAQTFHFGETSSALHADVQILSPGVYWRVLTGGSLAAAEAWMDGEWETTQLTPLLELLALNGEVLGRLEKGFRFLGKPLERLRHWTRRNSRAQARENIAAHYDLGNTFYAHFLDKELLYSSALFTADEQDLTAAQQAKMARLCEQLALNETDHLLEIGTGWGAMAEYAARHYGCRVTTTTLSKEQYLWATERIARAGLQDRVEVLLCDYRDLTGQYDKLVSIEMIEAVGQRYLPVFFRTCQARLRPGGRMAIQAITIQDQRYRDYSKSVDFIQRYIFPGGFLPSITAMNELMTRHTDFVVRNLFDMGPDYARTLAHWRQRFVHTWQEIEKLGFDDRFRRMWLYYFGYCEAGFNARTISVVQLTAERV; encoded by the coding sequence ATGACCGATCCTGTCTTTGCGCTTGAACCCGATATCCCGCGCAACGTCCGCATCGCGCGCTGGCTGCTTTTTCGTTTGCTAAGCGGTATTCGCGGCGGCTCGCTGACGCTGCGCGAAGGGGCACAAACTTTCCATTTTGGCGAGACATCCTCCGCGCTGCATGCGGATGTGCAAATCCTTTCTCCCGGCGTCTACTGGCGTGTCTTAACCGGCGGTAGCCTTGCCGCGGCAGAAGCCTGGATGGACGGCGAATGGGAAACCACGCAACTCACGCCGCTTCTGGAGCTGTTGGCGCTTAACGGCGAGGTGCTTGGCCGTCTGGAGAAAGGATTCCGTTTTCTCGGCAAGCCTCTGGAGCGCTTACGTCACTGGACTCGGCGTAACTCCCGCGCGCAGGCACGTGAAAATATTGCCGCCCATTACGATTTGGGCAACACCTTTTATGCCCATTTTCTGGATAAGGAGCTGCTCTATTCCAGCGCGCTATTTACCGCGGACGAGCAGGATCTTACGGCGGCGCAGCAGGCAAAAATGGCGCGTTTGTGCGAACAACTGGCTCTGAATGAGACCGATCACCTGCTGGAAATTGGCACGGGCTGGGGTGCGATGGCGGAATACGCCGCGCGTCACTACGGCTGTCGGGTAACCACTACCACGCTGTCGAAAGAGCAATATCTCTGGGCGACGGAGCGGATCGCCCGCGCTGGATTGCAGGATCGCGTCGAGGTACTGCTTTGCGATTACCGTGACCTTACCGGGCAGTATGACAAGCTGGTCTCAATAGAGATGATTGAAGCCGTAGGGCAGCGCTACTTGCCAGTGTTCTTCCGTACCTGCCAGGCGCGGCTGCGTCCAGGAGGTCGCATGGCAATTCAGGCCATTACCATTCAGGACCAGCGCTATCGCGACTACAGCAAAAGCGTCGATTTCATCCAGCGCTATATTTTCCCCGGCGGCTTCTTGCCGAGCATTACCGCGATGAATGAGCTGATGACACGCCACACCGATTTCGTGGTGCGTAATCTCTTCGACATGGGGCCTGACTACGCCCGCACGCTGGCCCACTGGCGGCAGCGCTTTGTCCATACCTGGCAGGAGATTGAAAAACTTGGGTTCGACGATCGTTTTCGCCGGATGTGGCTTTACTACTTTGGCTACTGCGAAGCCGGGTTTAACGCCCGCACCATTAGCGTAGTGCAGTTGACCGCTGAGCGCGTATGA
- a CDS encoding DUF2878 domain-containing protein, which translates to MKRYIQVFLLAIAFDLYWALVVLFREHGLIIWLALAILACLLLPSAYRLYAIGLAAAGCLLDALWALTGLISFRSESLIPLWIVALWLMFATVWTQLTLTTTLPGWLLTLLAATGGPVAYLIGERLGAITFLEPTFIVVSWMVPGWLVLMLFFHLLLGRQK; encoded by the coding sequence ATGAAACGATACATTCAGGTCTTCCTGCTGGCCATAGCGTTCGATCTTTACTGGGCGCTGGTGGTGCTTTTTCGAGAACATGGCCTGATTATCTGGCTCGCGCTGGCGATCCTTGCCTGTCTGTTGTTGCCGTCAGCATACCGTCTGTACGCAATCGGTCTGGCCGCAGCGGGCTGCCTGCTGGATGCGCTCTGGGCATTAACGGGGCTGATTTCCTTCAGGAGCGAGTCCCTGATACCGCTATGGATAGTGGCATTGTGGCTGATGTTCGCCACCGTCTGGACACAGCTTACGCTCACTACGACCTTACCCGGCTGGCTGCTGACTCTGCTGGCAGCCACAGGAGGACCGGTGGCGTACCTGATTGGCGAGCGACTGGGGGCCATCACGTTTCTGGAGCCGACCTTTATCGTCGTCAGTTGGATGGTGCCGGGCTGGCTGGTGTTGATGCTGTTTTTCCACCTGCTATTGGGGAGACAAAAATGA
- a CDS encoding chalcone isomerase family protein — protein sequence MRSAVLLIWLMTMSPLVQAADWLAWRKVGDATLTWGPFTVYTSQLRTPDGRYSRENQDQALIITYARDIDGEELVEATRDQWKAQGILAQEPQSEAWLRMLQSLWPDVRPGSQLAFVLNDKQGQFWYREPTSQKSFIPLGPRQSEAFSTRFLAIWLGPRTQYPDLRQQLIGGQK from the coding sequence ATGAGGTCTGCCGTTTTGCTTATCTGGCTGATGACCATGTCCCCTCTGGTTCAGGCGGCCGACTGGCTGGCCTGGCGTAAGGTAGGGGATGCCACGCTGACGTGGGGACCGTTCACCGTCTATACCTCCCAGCTGCGTACTCCCGATGGTCGATACAGCCGGGAAAATCAGGATCAGGCGCTAATTATTACCTATGCGCGCGATATCGATGGCGAAGAGCTGGTTGAAGCGACCCGCGACCAGTGGAAGGCTCAGGGGATCCTGGCGCAGGAACCGCAAAGCGAAGCCTGGCTGCGTATGCTTCAGTCACTGTGGCCGGATGTCAGACCGGGTTCGCAACTGGCATTTGTCCTCAATGATAAGCAGGGGCAGTTCTGGTATCGCGAGCCCACTTCCCAGAAAAGTTTTATTCCCCTGGGACCACGCCAGTCAGAAGCATTCAGTACTCGCTTTCTGGCGATCTGGCTTGGCCCACGCACGCAGTATCCAGACCTGCGTCAGCAGTTAATCGGAGGCCAAAAATGA
- a CDS encoding DUF3833 domain-containing protein, which translates to MKRILMMALAFLMLLAGCSTDVTEYRQQQPRLDIFHYFQGKTEAWGMVQDRSGKQIRRFHVEITGDVIGDTLTLNEHFVYDDGEKQQRVWQIRRVGNDRYEGTAGDIEGVATGQAAGNAFNWHYSMNVKANGSTWLLKFDDWMYLQDETHLFNKTEMKKLGVTVATVTLFFTRKGE; encoded by the coding sequence ATGAAACGTATCCTGATGATGGCGCTGGCATTCTTGATGCTGCTGGCCGGCTGTAGCACCGACGTGACCGAGTATCGCCAGCAGCAGCCACGGCTCGATATCTTCCACTATTTCCAGGGCAAAACCGAAGCGTGGGGGATGGTGCAGGATCGCAGCGGCAAGCAGATCCGCCGTTTTCATGTGGAGATTACCGGGGACGTTATCGGCGATACGCTGACGCTCAATGAACACTTTGTTTATGACGACGGTGAAAAGCAGCAGCGGGTCTGGCAAATCCGCCGCGTGGGGAACGATCGCTACGAGGGAACGGCAGGGGACATTGAAGGGGTTGCCACCGGACAGGCAGCAGGCAACGCCTTTAACTGGCATTACAGCATGAATGTGAAGGCGAACGGCAGTACCTGGCTGCTCAAGTTTGACGACTGGATGTACCTGCAGGATGAGACACATCTGTTCAACAAAACCGAGATGAAGAAGCTAGGCGTCACCGTCGCCACGGTGACGCTGTTCTTTACCCGGAAGGGGGAGTGA
- a CDS encoding methionine synthase, translated as MKTLLPTSTAGSLPKPTWLAQPETLWSPWKLQDLELLTGKQDALRLSLDEQIRAGIDIVSDGEQTRQHFVTTFIEHLSGVDFENRQTVRIRNRYDASVPTVVSAVARQKPVFVDDAKYLRQLTDKPIKWALPGPMTMIDTLYDAHYKSREKLAWEFAKILNQEARELEAAGVDIIQFDEPAFNVFFDEVNDWGIAALERAVEGLKCETAVHICYGYGIKANTDWKKTLGSEWRQYEEAFPKLQTSTIDIISLECHNSRVPMDLLELIRGKKVMVGAIDVATNSVETPEEVADTLRKALQFVDADKLYPSTNCGMAPLSRQVANGKLKALSAGAEIIRKELA; from the coding sequence ATGAAAACATTGCTCCCGACTTCTACGGCTGGCAGCCTGCCTAAGCCGACCTGGCTTGCTCAACCTGAAACGCTGTGGTCACCCTGGAAATTACAGGATCTGGAATTACTCACGGGGAAACAGGACGCACTTCGTTTATCTCTGGATGAGCAGATCCGTGCGGGTATTGATATCGTCAGCGACGGTGAACAAACCCGCCAGCACTTTGTCACCACCTTTATTGAACACCTGAGCGGCGTTGATTTTGAAAACCGCCAGACCGTACGCATTCGTAACCGCTATGACGCCAGCGTGCCGACCGTGGTCTCTGCCGTTGCGCGCCAGAAACCGGTATTCGTGGATGACGCGAAGTACCTACGCCAGCTCACGGACAAGCCAATCAAATGGGCCCTGCCTGGGCCGATGACCATGATCGACACCCTTTACGACGCGCACTATAAAAGCCGTGAAAAGCTGGCCTGGGAGTTCGCCAAAATCCTGAATCAGGAAGCAAGAGAATTAGAAGCAGCTGGCGTCGATATTATTCAGTTTGATGAGCCAGCGTTTAACGTCTTCTTTGATGAGGTCAACGACTGGGGCATCGCCGCGCTGGAACGCGCCGTTGAAGGCCTGAAATGTGAAACGGCGGTACATATCTGCTACGGGTACGGTATTAAAGCCAACACTGACTGGAAAAAGACGCTCGGCTCGGAGTGGCGCCAGTACGAAGAGGCCTTCCCTAAACTGCAGACCTCTACCATCGACATTATCTCCCTGGAGTGCCACAACTCCCGCGTACCGATGGATCTGCTGGAGCTAATCCGCGGTAAAAAAGTGATGGTTGGCGCGATTGATGTCGCCACTAACAGCGTCGAAACGCCAGAAGAAGTGGCCGATACGCTGCGTAAAGCCCTGCAGTTTGTTGATGCCGATAAGCTTTACCCGTCAACCAACTGCGGTATGGCTCCTCTTTCCCGTCAGGTTGCCAACGGTAAACTGAAGGCCCTGAGCGCCGGGGCGGAGATTATTCGCAAAGAGCTCGCATAA
- a CDS encoding DUF1852 domain-containing protein, whose amino-acid sequence MSKAFTYTLKRSCFDENYNPSENTRTTTNFANLARGEKRQENLRNTLVMINNRFNALARWDNPNADRYAVELEIISVEMNIGAEKAFPAIEILQTTIVDKKNNQRIPGIVGNNFSSYVRDYDFSVLLLEHNKNQQHFSIPEKFGELHGNIFRHFMSSSEYRDNFKKAPVICLSVSSKDTYRRTGNEHPVLGIEYQPDGESLTEQYFAKMGLNVRYFMPENSVAPFAFFFTGDLLSDYTDLELIGTISTMETFQKIYRPEIYNANSAAGLFYRPDLNQQDHSLTKIVYDREERSRLAIEQGRFTEEYFIKPYQHILEQWSDNYTL is encoded by the coding sequence ATGAGCAAAGCTTTCACATATACCCTTAAGCGCAGTTGCTTCGATGAGAATTACAACCCGTCTGAAAATACGCGTACGACCACCAACTTTGCCAACCTGGCGCGCGGGGAAAAGCGTCAGGAAAACCTGCGCAATACGCTGGTGATGATCAACAACCGTTTTAACGCCCTGGCGCGCTGGGATAACCCAAATGCCGATCGCTATGCGGTCGAACTTGAAATCATTTCAGTTGAGATGAACATCGGTGCTGAGAAAGCATTCCCGGCCATTGAGATACTGCAGACCACCATTGTCGACAAGAAAAACAACCAGCGTATCCCTGGCATTGTCGGGAATAACTTCTCGTCGTATGTGCGGGATTATGATTTCAGCGTGCTGCTGCTCGAGCACAACAAGAACCAGCAACACTTCAGCATTCCGGAAAAATTTGGCGAGCTGCATGGCAATATCTTCCGCCATTTTATGAGCTCATCTGAGTACAGAGATAATTTCAAAAAGGCACCTGTAATTTGCCTGAGCGTCTCCAGCAAAGACACCTACCGTCGTACGGGGAACGAGCACCCTGTGCTCGGCATCGAGTATCAGCCAGATGGAGAGTCTTTAACAGAACAGTACTTCGCGAAGATGGGCCTTAACGTACGCTATTTCATGCCTGAAAACAGCGTCGCACCTTTTGCGTTCTTTTTTACCGGCGATTTGCTGAGTGATTACACCGATCTGGAACTGATCGGCACCATCAGCACGATGGAAACGTTCCAGAAAATCTATCGCCCGGAAATTTATAACGCTAACTCGGCGGCGGGACTTTTCTATCGACCGGATCTGAACCAGCAGGATCACTCATTAACAAAAATTGTTTATGACCGCGAAGAGCGAAGCCGTCTGGCGATTGAACAGGGTCGATTTACCGAAGAATACTTCATTAAGCCTTACCAACACATTCTTGAGCAGTGGTCTGATAACTACACGCTTTAA
- a CDS encoding GNAT family N-acetyltransferase, giving the protein MKVADLHASESQRLIENLSSELAAITGDGGTQHFNVDAMMAERTLWVVAKNDKGDAVGCAALRPLSGQVAELKRMYSDRSEPGIGQALLAFLEASAQNLGYGEILLETRKVNRRAVNFYVRNGYSVIDNYGPYIGKQEAVCFAKKFMMI; this is encoded by the coding sequence ATTAAAGTCGCAGACCTGCACGCGTCCGAATCCCAACGCCTCATTGAAAATCTGTCATCAGAACTGGCAGCGATTACCGGGGATGGCGGTACACAACATTTTAACGTCGACGCCATGATGGCCGAACGCACGCTGTGGGTTGTCGCTAAAAATGACAAGGGTGACGCCGTGGGATGTGCGGCATTGCGCCCGCTCTCCGGGCAGGTTGCCGAACTTAAGCGAATGTACTCCGACAGAAGCGAACCCGGTATTGGGCAGGCTTTACTGGCTTTTCTTGAAGCCTCTGCGCAAAATTTAGGCTACGGTGAAATCTTGCTTGAAACACGAAAAGTGAACAGGCGCGCTGTGAATTTCTATGTGCGGAATGGCTACAGCGTAATCGACAACTACGGACCCTACATCGGCAAGCAAGAAGCAGTCTGTTTCGCTAAAAAATTCATGATGATCTAG
- a CDS encoding DUF2058 domain-containing protein — MTKLTLQEQMLKAGLVSSKKAAKVQRTAKKSRVQAREAREAVEENKKAQIERDKLLSEQQKQAVLAKEFKAQVKQLIEMNRITVSRGNITFNFTDGNLIKRIEVDKQTQTQLINGRLAIARLVINASGDCEYAIIPAVVADKIAQRDADSIVLNSALSQEEQDEDDPYADFKIPDDLMW; from the coding sequence ATGACAAAACTCACCTTACAAGAGCAGATGCTGAAAGCAGGCCTGGTCAGCAGCAAGAAAGCGGCGAAAGTGCAGCGCACGGCAAAGAAATCACGCGTTCAGGCGCGTGAAGCTCGGGAAGCGGTTGAAGAGAACAAGAAAGCGCAGATCGAGCGCGATAAACTGCTGAGCGAGCAGCAAAAACAGGCAGTACTGGCGAAAGAGTTTAAAGCCCAGGTGAAACAGTTGATTGAGATGAACCGCATCACCGTTTCAAGGGGCAACATCACCTTTAACTTCACCGACGGTAATCTGATCAAGAGAATCGAGGTTGATAAGCAGACTCAAACTCAGTTGATTAACGGTCGTCTGGCGATTGCCCGCCTGGTCATCAACGCCAGCGGTGACTGCGAATACGCAATTATCCCGGCTGTGGTGGCAGACAAAATTGCCCAGCGCGATGCCGACAGTATCGTATTAAACAGCGCGCTCAGCCAGGAAGAGCAGGACGAAGACGATCCGTACGCGGACTTCAAAATCCCGGACGATTTGATGTGGTAA
- a CDS encoding RluA family pseudouridine synthase, with translation MSAIIDSFIAPPCHDNIEILWQDEHLLLINKPSGLLSLSGKNPQNLDSVHYRLVQTFPGCTLVHRLDFGTSGLMVVARNKAINAALCEQFSQRSVEKVYSALLCGHVENDEGVIDAPIAKDPALFPLMSICAKNGKPARSHYRVVERFYQETGLPLTRVKLTPETGRTHQLRIHCQQLGHPILGCDLYGGLEAPGAEDAPRLMLHACELNFIHPVSGEPVNARHAAPF, from the coding sequence ATGTCTGCGATTATTGATTCTTTTATTGCCCCACCGTGTCACGACAACATCGAGATCCTCTGGCAGGATGAACATCTGCTGCTGATCAATAAGCCTTCCGGTCTGCTCAGCCTCTCGGGCAAAAATCCGCAAAACCTCGATTCTGTCCATTATCGTCTGGTCCAGACGTTCCCTGGCTGCACGCTGGTACACCGCCTGGATTTTGGTACCTCAGGGTTGATGGTGGTTGCGCGCAATAAAGCCATCAATGCCGCACTGTGCGAACAGTTCAGCCAGCGCAGCGTGGAGAAAGTCTACAGCGCCCTGCTTTGCGGACATGTTGAAAATGACGAAGGTGTAATTGATGCGCCGATTGCCAAAGATCCGGCGCTATTCCCATTGATGTCGATCTGCGCGAAAAATGGTAAACCCGCCCGCTCCCACTATCGGGTGGTGGAAAGGTTTTATCAGGAGACGGGACTGCCGTTAACACGGGTGAAACTCACCCCGGAGACCGGGCGAACCCACCAGTTGCGCATTCACTGCCAGCAGCTGGGGCACCCGATTCTGGGCTGCGATCTGTATGGTGGTCTCGAAGCGCCGGGAGCGGAAGACGCGCCCCGGCTGATGCTGCATGCCTGCGAATTGAATTTTATTCATCCCGTGAGCGGAGAGCCGGTTAACGCCCGTCACGCCGCCCCGTTCTGA
- the azoR gene encoding FMN-dependent NADH-azoreductase has protein sequence MSKVLVLKSSILAGYSQSGQLSDYFVEQWREQHSADEITVRDLAANPIPVLDGELVGALRPSDAPLSPRQQEALALSDELIAELQAHDVIVINAPMYNFNIPTQLKNYFDLVARAGVTFRYTENGPEGLVKGKRAIVLTSRGGIHKDTPTDLVAPYLTVFLGFIGITDVNFVFAEGIAYGPEMATKAQTDAKSAIDSFVAA, from the coding sequence ATGAGCAAAGTATTAGTTTTGAAATCCAGTATTCTGGCAGGGTACTCTCAGTCTGGTCAGCTGTCTGATTACTTCGTTGAACAGTGGCGTGAACAGCATTCTGCTGACGAAATCACCGTGCGTGACCTGGCTGCAAACCCAATTCCTGTGCTGGACGGCGAGCTGGTTGGCGCGCTGCGTCCAAGCGATGCACCACTGAGCCCACGTCAGCAGGAAGCTCTGGCCCTGTCCGACGAACTGATTGCTGAGCTGCAGGCGCACGACGTTATCGTCATTAACGCCCCAATGTACAACTTCAACATCCCAACTCAGTTGAAGAACTATTTCGACCTGGTGGCGCGTGCTGGCGTAACCTTCCGTTACACCGAGAACGGTCCTGAAGGCCTGGTAAAAGGTAAACGTGCGATCGTACTGACCAGCCGTGGCGGTATCCACAAAGACACCCCAACCGACCTGGTTGCACCATATCTGACCGTTTTCCTGGGCTTCATCGGTATCACTGATGTGAACTTCGTGTTCGCTGAAGGTATTGCCTACGGTCCTGAAATGGCGACCAAAGCGCAGACCGATGCGAAATCTGCTATCGACAGTTTCGTAGCTGCTTAA